The Cryptomeria japonica chromosome 2, Sugi_1.0, whole genome shotgun sequence region tggtcgcttcagtcgaagagttcatattagacgtgttagattgtgatggaggtgttatgttattgaaagaaggtagagagtaaggtggtgggacactatgatagttagtcataggagatgattggaaaggaggaacactacaaggaggaatggaagggttaaatgaattgcccccttgcatcatgtttatttgtggagatataatagggacactcattgaaggaatgaatgaagaagtcggattgaatggaggaagagggttgattgaagaagagggattgcccccatgactggtgatcataggtggaatgtcttgtattgaagtagtcattatgtttgatgtaaaagtaggtatactagcaataggagttgtcaaaggaatagaatgattaacttgagtaggaggttgtgtgtaacctaaggtttcagcacaacttttcataggcatcacattcgaatccataatgtgtgcaataccacacaaaatatcaattccattcttatcactttgaaccatacgttttagaccctcaattaatgaaagagcttcactatcagggtattcttgagacatccattgttgaaaatcatcaaattggttatccaattttgaaagttgttctacagaaacctcatggagagcttcttcatcattaagaggattagaggaattacccatgtcctcgttaaaaaggccattcaaattaggttccatctcctcagtaattaaaccttggaaagacttaattctaaggcttcatctaacgggaatagtgtaagtagggcttattgttgtaaaactcatgcactaaagaaagagagaagattttgaattttagaggtagcaaatttcaataaaaccagccaatctcctagatttaagctgttaaatgcaatcaagacaatctcccaaaatttcggaaaaaatgtccgggaccgtggcgaacggagtgcacatggtcctcgcaacttttttcgaaattttcagggatgaaagttatgatgattttaaagctaatctaaaaaaattgagtgattttacgatttgtagataggccaaattaaagttgcaatctcaaaattgaaccctaccaagattgttgaaaaatgtaaaatttgaattttgaaaaagagagggaaactgaaattttgaattttatgattttagaggcaatgctgaaagcaatgcaggctttgaaatttaaaagttgaatcaatttcatgcaaaattcaaattttgaaagtggaaatcaaggttgccgcaattaaacacctaatttcaaaagtcacaaattgtaaaaatttgaataaagcactgaaatttcgaatgaatgccaacacacttttcagatttaggacagtaaggaacacaattttgatacaaatttcaatttcaacaatttttgaatgattataagccttaatccaagcaatcactagaccaactttgagtttaattttgaaagtgttagaattgataaaatcagccaaaattctggattttagcagaaaaatacagtaagatctagctcccaaaatttcagaaaaaatgtcggggacgatggcgctcggggtgcacacagtcctcgcaacttttttccaaattttcagggatgaaagatattgtgattttaatgcggaatccaaagttacagccgatttggaggtgttttgattagtgaaattattagtcagaggttgaatcaagaaggtcttaaaaattagggttttgacatttaaccacttaattttcagaattaaagcacaaatatgaattgacaatttgcaatagaagggtagatctgaaacaagcattaacaattaaacatttcacaagtttaattacaaaaaagaaaattttagggtttttatgcaattaacctctaaaatttgcaaaagatcaaacatggaaatgtaattagggaagcaaatttttcagatttaaccatgaataatcagaatgaggatgttcacattaggttcaccaaaaggtaaagcgaaaaaatcgaaccctagtcattctcccctccccaactccaaggagagagaagggagagtcactagggttgatggttttcacttagaagagactttacattcaaaagaggggttgaaacccacaagatccaatcccacacaatgcaagattggattctaaatgagtttcaagggttgtgacatcaaggataccctcttttgtaaagaatgtagatagaaagattgaactaggaatacatgtaaagtaggaaagattcgcttataaacagagatagggatatgggatgaagctgcggacttggaattagtagtaaaatgtcgagacggtgctgttttgcaaatttgagcgaaagttgataggacgatggcgcccggcgtgcacacggtcctccgaaaaatccgcgaaacgaaggaggatctgttcgtctctgtacaaggattccagatcttcaattacagctgcgtacctgcaacctacacacagaaaagagaggatgattggggggttagggatgaggggtttgcctttaggtcaaaccctggttttggaattaaccaagaaatgagaatgctgtaaatgtaaatgtttgtaatgtaaacaagtactgataccttgttgtaagaatgtttgtattcttacatgcgaaggtgtaatgtatgtaatatgttgtattgttgtatgtgatctcctcttcaatggttgaatccttgtcttgaatgcaacacttagccttgaatggagacttagaatgctcaattgcttgaaggaatgcttgaatgcttgaatgtttgaatatcgcttccgcgtcttgcttgcatatgttttcctcttttttttctacctcaccaaatgggaggggaaatgtagtttatatacttgtcaattagggctgatagactgattttcccgaccttaggctgaccagaaaacattattttccaatttgcaaacttaaagacccgatgcccaaaagagatcgggcccaaaatagggccagggaccagggcgctgggcgccctagtccagaaggaccagggcactgggcgccatggtcccacctcccgggacagcagggtgcaaggagggatcaggccagggtgtagaaaaatgcagtttttgatgttgtaaataggtttcggggtctccattcaggttcaacgttgcgccgccatcgtgaagacccaaatgcagtcgaaattgcaagtgtcgcaattttaggacactacaatattCAACAGTTATaatgcttagttatgaaaatatgatagaaaaaacctggaattgaatgttgtagtggtctgcagatgtaatggtagccttccaaacttctaatcagtaggaaaaacaagtaaacttcataccaacattgttcatgcactataacagcactattcatggcactgtagcatttttactattcacgctcactgtagcaaaacactattcacgtgaCACTGTAGAAAAACACTATTCACGTgacactgtagcaaaaacactattcacacagtactgtagcaaaacactattcacgcggtactgtagcaaaaacactattcatgtggtactgtagcaaaatcactatcttcaaatctgcactttcaaacccctgtaaaaacttcatgcgagagcaccagatgaagcccagtgtgtttcctgaatgaaaacaccattaatcctcctaactgtgtctttcaacagcaaagagaatgctagcaaagagggattccgtcctccaagcccaataatcagatctctacgaaatccaacagcataacattaatctcatccaagcataccccaaaagagagctctcaacctcaatttatatcttcttcctagATGGAAAcccttcatttcctaaatgtgggataatacattttagaataaaatattatttcccacaatgtacacattaaagggaacttttaatattttaaacattactttatattcccaaccttataatataacgataaagttaaatatttaatttaactttacactttatcgttaaatattaaaacattgttgataatccctttaaatcattgtcgccttcaaatattttttactgataattatgccaaccagggaagcactaaaaatttcaagtcactgcttggagactaacttactataaatagtaagtgtctagaaaccctatCAGAGTAGCActgattggcctgaaactgaaaacacctaggccaaaacacctcaggatcccaccaatgtccttgttagccttcgggaccgtgtcagaataggctaacgacaccccatatcatgttgcgctaaaaaaaAGGACATTACAGATGGATAGTCACATGGTTATTACAATCACTAATGGTAAGTACTGACATTTTACATTGTTGTACTCTTGCATTGCTCTGAAAACAACATGATATAGTTAAAAACAAATTAGTGAAAGTAGGTTTGTTTCCTACAATCTATTTTGTATAGTAATTATTTCTATTAATGTAGGTAAGCTACTGTAGTTTGATAAGCTATTGAAGCTGATGGAGAGTCAAGGACCATTATTTGCAAAGATTATGCACACATCAAAAGCTCTTCATGCTGCAACATCCGCTCAATGATATCCGATTCAAATATTTTCATTATTTGCCTATTTCTACTTTAGAAATTGGACaaataaatgcaatgatttcatcTTCTATGATGTAATTTGCACCAAAGagaaattttaatgttaaatttacaaTTGTACTTGAATATTAACATGGATTCAATGATATATGTTATGGATTTAATAcatttgatattatttgttttgggtGATTGGTTACATATATTGTTGGTACATTCTTAGCATTGATATACCAATATGGATGTTTAATCATTAATGTTGTATTAAATTCTTCATTTGCTAAATCTTGCATGGCTTAttatcatgaaccattatgctagTTCTTGAATTTACAAGCTTCAAGGTTCTTTGATCATTGGTTCTGTAAAGCAAACTACAAACAACATAATTCAATTCAATGGATGTAGAGAACTCTAGATTTCTACAAAAAAACCCTTAGATAGGATATGCCCATGATTTCAAGGGGCCCACAACTTTCTAAAATACAAATATCGAATTTTGGACTTTAGTAATAGTCTATAATTTTGAGGAAAATTAAGTAACTTGTAAATTTTTGGAAAAACTTTTGGCCATTGCAACAATCTAGCCTGTTTAGTTTTTATCAGACATCAACCCATTAACGAAAACTAGCCCTATGAAAAGATTATGTTTATGAGCGAGCACAAGTAACTTCAAACTTTACTAAGAATGATGATACTTATGTGCATTGCACAATATTATTAATGTTAACTACGTACATTGAATTGTGAGGTTTTCTTAAGTTGAGATGGTTTGTCGCATTCATAAATTTGATTGCCGCTCTTGACTAAGTAGAAATTTAACACCAATTTTGAGACAACTTATGAATATAAAATCACTATTTCCAAACCTAACATGAAATAAATCCTAAGACCTGACCTATTTAGATTTTGTTCTCAAATTATCAACCTAAATATCACCCATCTTAAATAATTTCCAAAAGTAAATATCAATTTACCATTTTCTAATACCATATTTAATTGACCGAAAGTGATTATAATTATTTGATTCCATTCATTTAATATTTAGCCTTAGCTAACTTCTTAAAGAAAGTTTATTTTGCACTTGAGAGATACATACTATTATTCTTTAGAATTTATGATATTCTGACATTCTCCTCGTAATTTTTCCTTCCATGCTTGAAGTGTTTACAATATCTTGCAGGAATCTCATGGCCATTAAATTTAGGGCCCTGTGCAACCCATATTTGTGTCCACAAGAAGTAATAAATTTAGTAATGAATCATTCAGACCTACCAACTTAGTAATAGAATTGCCTAAAGATTAAATTTATTAATGACaatcattcaaaactatctactTGTAGTAGTTGATGGAGTAGTATGTTTCACTAAACTTAGTAATTTGTACGCTAGTATACTCACAAATTTTCTGAAAacataaattattaatttttatgaTATCTTATTATATAGATTGGTTTACCTACCAAAATGATTTAGCTCTTTGTCTCGTCGATAAAAAAATATAGATTGTTTTGACACCTTTCATATTTTACATCGATTGACATCCATGACGAGAGTTGTCGACAAAAATATTGGGATTCGATCACGCACAGTCATGGAAATATAAAATTGCTACTTCCTGTCAATTTAGGCCACTATCCCATGTGTTGGTTTCGTATTTTCTTCGTTTCTTTGAGGTAGATAGAACTGTCCCAAATCCATACTAGATTCCAGTCACACCCAAACTCTACTTCTTATCGTTCCATTTGTATGCAATGCAATTTCTACACAAAACAAAGATATAGTTTAACAGCACAGAATCAATATAAGATTTGGACACGGACAAACACTATGGAAAAAATCTTGGTATATAGTTTTGGATCTCATCACAAGACAATCAAAATTGTTCGTACCACGATCAGCCTTTCCCTTTATCCTCTTATCCTTCACAGTCTGCATGCCCCACAATGTCTCAATTACCATTCAAGGTTGTCGTCTTCTCTATTTGCCATGTTAAAGAGCTCACATTTTTGAACATGTAAGGTGTAGAATTGGGCATATTTCAAAGTGCATGTAAAATAAATCCAATGGCAAATACATGTCACTTTAGGTGGAGGTCAGTGCTCCATGTGTACAACTCATAATGTTGTATTTAATGTATTTAATGTATTTGAATCTACTAAACTCAATACATTGCAGGGCATGTACAAAATCGAATTTGCAATGGAGATTCGATCATGTTTTAACATGCACGACATTCCAAGTATAGTTGTTGAACAAGATGTTTTTCGATGCAATAGAGAGAGAGAGTTTGTTATGTAGATTATGTGTGAGTAATGAGTAAAAGAAAAAGAATATAAATCTGATTTTAGCCAATGGAATATTTGAGATCCAGGTGGTATTTTTGTTAATATTGGTATgctattttattttttagtttttttttttttggcaagtaATTATTGTATTTAGTTTTGTTCAGTTGTCAAATTAATATTTGTCTTTTCTAATCAATTAACTATTAGAATTTTTTCAAATTCAGTtacatatttatcttttcaaaagtcaatatgtaatttttttatcaaaacaaTATTTTAAAGATCATTTATCGACAATATGATTGGCTAAAAATTTCACCCCATtttaaaaattctttaaaaataagaGAGATTACACAAAATTTATCACATCACAAGATTTGACATTATATAGGTTTTATTACCATTTTTTATTAAAGCACTCTTAGATAAATCCTTCTACACATAATTTCACCAGCTTTCTCCCCAATTAAATACATAAATGGGTAGTATTAAACATTGAATAATTATATAAAGTAGTACTTTGAAGTGTATATGTCCTGCAATGTATTGAGCTTAGCAGATTTGACTTTATCCTCTATATTAAATGCATTCACAAATTATACACACAGAGCAATGACCTCTTCCTaaagtaatgcaattttttcatcatATTTATTGTAAATGCACTTTAGAACGTACTCAATTTAGTAGATTCAAATACATTAAATACAACATTAATAGTTGTAGTTGCCAAATAGTTGCAGGTAGTTAAGGATTAAGTGGATTTATACCTAGTTTTCTTTagttaaagaaaatttcattaaAGTTAAAGAAGCAATGCATAGAAAGTTATTGACTATGTTAACCAAGTAAATGAAATCTTTCATATTTCATTCATAGAAACCATTGTTTCAATATATTTAATTAGATTTTTCTATTTAGAAAATGAAATCTATGaccttttaaaaaaaatcataatatgtGCATAGGGAAAAGTAATTTATTTCTTAAAGAGAATATTAGTTGTTGAGCATGCATATTATAGGCTAAAACTTTTCATCCTGATAttcattatttcaattttttaatttcaaatcaaatatttattttattaacattatcatttttataaataacatttttgaagtttttttttcaaatgattaTGGTGCACGTGTTTGGGTTGCTATGAAAAAACCCATCAAAGTTATAtggctcattgttgatgcattttcaACAACACCAACATGGAAAGTGATTGTATTTGTGATagatttatctttttctttgtgcTCTACAATTGTGATACAAATTTCTTTTATCTTCTATAATCATAACTTTTTCCATTTATATAATGATCTCATTTTGCTATTAAACATGCTCAGAATCTTTTTCTTCAAAGAATATGATTTGAATTATGTGATGCATAGCATTCCCACCTACATAGTTCTACACTTTTAGAGTAAACATTGGTAACTCAAAATAGAGAAAACTAGTTATACTTGAGTCGGCTTTATCCTTTAATTTACATTGTTTTCCTTTAATTTGAAATGCATTGATTATAGGGTTGGACCTTTGTTatgtttttgctttattttttaaaattttgttctaGGTTTTACATCTATACTTATGAAATTGATCAATCTTTTTTTATAAATATTGTTGTTTAAgtttcttaattttaatttttataaagatATCATAAATGCAAATGCAATTAGGTTTTTCTTTGCTAGTCTAACTACATAATAAGCACCTATCCAAAGTGTACAACACCTTGGTAATAGTGAAGTAGGATATTTTATCAAAACATGTTGTGTAATTATTGGTATCTACGTGatcttatctttcttttttttcttttggaaagAGTGGTCTATGTGCATCATTCATTGAAAATTGTAATGAGTGGATAGGCTTATATTAATCTTTGAATGGAGATTTGTAAAACTAGAACATCCCACAAGAGAATTGGTTGCACTGACATGAATGATTTGGTGGGCTAATCTATTTCACCAGATAAGCTTCCACAAAGTGCGATTGAGTATACATAACATCTGGGTTTACGCGTGCAATCCAGGTTATCATGCATTTTAAAAAGTTTATTGGGATTCGGTCATGCAGAGTCATGGAAATATAAAATTGGCGTGTGAATTGGCGATTTGGTGGGTGTAGTTGAGGCCCCACTATCCCACGTGTTTTGTTCCTTTCTTTGAGGTAGATAAAACTGTCCAAAATCCAACTAGATTCCAATCACACCCAAAACTTCTTCTTGTTTCCGGATGCATTGTATCTTGTACAAATAACAAATGAACAGAATCAAAATAAATTTGCTCATAGACCTGCAAAGAGATTGCGACTTGCTTATAAAGACAATAATATTCCTTCAATCTAGTAACACTAATATAAATAGATTATAAAATATGATAGTGAAAGCTAATTTtaatatataatcatcaatatatttatttattatttcactgTCAATTTTGAGTGTGTATATATTATCTAATTAAATAAgaatataaatctatatatataataattaaataaaaaaaatcatacatacaaatataataattttatctttgttttgtatttttaatatttattgtcAACACATTCATATAATTAATACCAACCTCTTACTATTACTATAATTACGGtttccaaaataatttaaaatcatctacattatttatttaaataaaatttatttaacatCTATAAAAAAGCAGACTAAGATTGTTAAAAAAAATACTGAACATTTAATTTTAACGATGAATTTACACCATAAACAAACAATGTAGAAATGAAAAGTCATTGTCCAGGGCCatttcatacttccattctttctCTAGCTAATTTATTTGAGATCCTCGTGCTACGACCTAATTGAAAAATCGAAATTTCTCAACTACCATTCTAGAGCGTAAGTAAAACATTTACAGTTTCTTTGTTTCAACGATTTTATCATTTTACCCTGGGTAAACTTTATTTATTCTTCTGTTAATAAATATGTGGAGCGGCCTTTCCAAGAACATGATGAGGACTGCGCTTAGAATGGATGAATCTCTGTCTCCTTTGCTCCCATCTCTGCCCCACGAAATTGCATGGCGGTGCCTTGTCACACTGCCTCCTCGCAACAGAGCCATCGCCTCCTGCGTCTCCCGAGCCTGGGCGAATGCATGCAAAAACAAATCTTTCATTAGATCTCTTCGCCGCTCTCTCAATCTCCCAACAGAATACTCTATTTTCATCGCAGTTTTTGACAGCAGATTCGATGGAGACTGCGTCCATGCAGCTCAGCATAATACGAAATGGCTACTGGTCGACCCTCTCAGCCTTGGGGTCCAGGTTTTATCCAATCCCCTCTCTGCAATTTCTGTTGAAATGAATCTCGTTAGCGCAGCCACCAATAATCAGATCTTTCTACCGCAAGTCAATCAGACGAAAGAAGGGTTTTATTCATACGATACTGTAGCGGGCCGCTGGAAATCTGTAGAGCTGCCCCCAGGAAAACGCTGCAGGAGATTTTGCTGCGCCGAAATGAATGAATTCGTCTACCTTTGTGGCGGGCTTATAAATTTCACCGGAGAAGCTTCTAGAAGCGCTCTTCGTTACGACAGCCGAAACAATCGATGGGAAAAGCTTCCGGACATGATCATGCCAAGAATTGATTGTGCAGGTGTGAGAATGAATGATAAATTCTACGCTATAGGTGGATATTGCCATTCCCCTCGTGGTTTTCCCCAGATTCATGTTTCGGCAGAAAGATTCGATCCAGCGACCGGTAAGTGGACGCTGTTGCCGAATTTCTGCACAAGAGGGTTAAGATATGCGGAGGATTCGGCCATCACAGAATCTGATTTTGCTGTTGTGGAGAATAAGAGGCTATTTGCGGTGCAACCTCAGTCGAACGAGGTGATGGAGTTGGATGGTGTCAAGGAGGAATGGAGGCATTTGGGATACATTGGAGGCGTTTGTGAGATGCGTGATTGTGGGACTAATTATAAAATCCTGGGCGTTGGAAGTGAGGTGTGGGCGATCCAGTACAGGGTGGGGAAATCAATAAAGATTTATACGTGCAAGCCTGGAGAATTAGAGGGTTTAATATGGAGGCAAATCGATGTGGGAGgattggagagattcgatcatgtTTTAACAGGCACAACATTAGAAGTATAGTTGTTGAACAAAATGTTTTTCAATGTAATTAGATTGTGTGAGGACTGAGGAGTGAGTGAGTACTACCTAGTAGCAGTAAAAGAATATAAATCTGTTTTTAGCCAATGGAATGTTTGAGACCCCGGTGACTTTAATGTTTAACCTTGATTTGGTATGTATTTCTGCGCATATGATGAGTAGGCACCATTTAATTTTCGTACATACGATGATGTTGGTCTCACGGAAACTTCCCTTGTAAGGATTTCATATGTCCAAATGTCAGTTAATCTAATTTCTGCTGTGTACTTCTCGGTTCATTTCTTACGATTTGCTGTTATGTATTTATATTTAAAGGTATTCTTTCGGTATTTTTCATCTCTCTCTCATCATTATTTAGAAACATGAGTATTAAATTTGCATATATCATTTTGCAATGTTTGTAGGTGGAG contains the following coding sequences:
- the LOC131048491 gene encoding F-box/kelch-repeat protein At5g60570, translated to MNLVSAATNNQIFLPQVNQTKEGFYSYDTVAGRWKSVELPPGKRCRRFCCAEMNEFVYLCGGLINFTGEASRSALRYDSRNNRWEKLPDMIMPRIDCAGVRMNDKFYAIGGYCHSPRGFPQIHVSAERFDPATGKWTLLPNFCTRGLRYAEDSAITESDFAVVENKRLFAVQPQSNEVMELDGVKEEWRHLGYIGGVCEMRDCGTNYKILGVGSEVWAIQYRVGKSIKIYTCKPGELEGLIWRQIDVGGLERFDHVLTGTTLEV